A region of the Aethina tumida isolate Nest 87 chromosome 3, icAetTumi1.1, whole genome shotgun sequence genome:
aaattgcgtTTAAGTTGGCAATATTTATCGCAAATCCCTAAACAGAGTAATGTTATGTTGTTTACTTTATTGTACGATTATTGTGAGTaaacaaaagaatatttaccatttaaaaataGCATCGTTTTTTCAAATCCATTACAAAACACACGGTGACACTTTCAATTAACGCCTAATAGATCGCAACTTTCagattaaacaaaatacaaacattGGAAGTTACTAGTAAGGTGACCTTAGTAACGAAAAACCCTGTGGACATGCGGGTAATTTGAATCACGATGAAGGAATTGCagaattttgaagaattttatgCTCTAAAAAAGCTCTGCGAAAAACTCGTTCAGTGTCCAAAAGATGAAGAAACCCTaaagttgataaaaaatgttatttcacAGTGCCCACCCAGTTTTATTGCTGTGGCCAATGTTCAGGTGTTATCGGCTTTATacccaattttaaaacaagtttCAGAGGATAAAGCAAGGTAAGCtgcttaatttattcattttaattgtattatatgttgaaattttagttttcctACCAACCATAAGCAACTTATAGTCGACACCTTCAATGAACTGttaaggaaatttaaattgaaacacaaaggcatattttttaatatatattcgtTTCtgctttttgaaatttatgacCATAAAGCACATCGaggtaagaaattttataaactgagtaacaattaattattgtttattattcaagTTTTACCAGTCAGTGAGGAATACAAGCTGTGCATAATGGAGTGTATGGTATCATTAGCAAATTCAATCTCTTCTgatttagtttttgagttGTATACCAAAGAAAATGCCCctaaattttgtcaaatgttATATGTAGCTCTAGAAATTGCAAAACAAGAACAATTAAGATCCTTAAGGGTAAAATCAATTGAATGTATTTTATCAATTGCAAAGGTTCTTGATGATGAGGATTTTAATGATGTAGTTGTAAGAAATCAAGTTGCTGaagtgtttttatatttcataccAGGAATTGCATCTGGGTTAAAAAGTATTGCCACTGAAGATGAAAAAGTTGGACATAAAGTACCTGTGGTAAGTAAAAGCCATTtattaaaagcaaataaatataatttaaatgtaatttacataGTACAATATGTTATAAAAGTTGTTTCCAAAATAggtgaataaaatttgaattaggtAGAATATgcccaataatgaagaaatacaacataaaatttttgtttatttcatattttacctACTTGATTGTGTATTGTATGAAAATCAACTGAAAGAAATTCTCAGTAATGGCTGTgataattaatcaagagtaccttttttcatttcttttaaattgcaaagcttaatagttttaaaaaaatgttaggagttcatatattttaggataatacatacgaaattttaacatGACTGGATCAAATGGTAGGGAAACATGAGTAAAATAacgattattgaaaattataattgaagagCTGTATTtacttagaaataaaattactttattcatTATTGACTATTTGCtcctaaattttaaccacCTATGTCAGAAGCATAtcatagatattaaaataaacatacacacttcatataaaatttaactttgaattatatttaatattataggcTGCACTGAAAGCTTGGGGTCGTTTAGTCACACTTCTCATGGCTCATTATGGAAATCCAGATGAaccatttgatttaaaaaattttaaaactactttAAATCAGAACAAATTGAATAACAAAAGTAATACCCAAAAATTAAAGACTGAGCaggatgttaaaaaatatttagaatcgAAAACAAGATCAAAAACCTGGTATGCAGAATCTGATGGCAAAATGAAATTGTTGGTTGTTGAATTCTTCAAATTGGCCCATCATTCCCACTTTAAAGTACGACTGGAATTGGTTCAGATGTGTAACTTGGTAATAACAAACTGTTACAGGTATGTGTTAAAAtggttatttgtaaaatttttgtaaaataattatttcaggaACATACCTTATActgttagttttttaattgagataattatttcaatgtcTGAGGATGAAAATGAAGAAGTAAAAGCTGTCAGTAATCAagctttaaatagtttatcaaGTAAATTTACTGATGCACAGTTCAGAACACTTCTAGAAAATCTGGAGGAAGGATTTTTGGGGGCTATTAATAGTTTACcaagaaaatttaatggaataggtaaaaaaattgcatttaagtaataatgtaaatttaatgattattacttattttagacGAAAAAGAACAGTTGTCTgcattaaacttaataattggTTATATTAATCTATTTGGCAAATATAAGCtccaagatattttattatctacaattcatttaaataaacttttatctaCCCTAATTCACATATCTGAATTGGAGAAGaacaatgtaaatttgttagaAGAATATACAACTGAAGGTACTAATAAACCcattttcaatcaattttggaaactaatatttgattttagatTTGGAAATGACCACAGACTTAAGAACACcttggaaaaattttaaaaaatttaaagaagatTCTATAAAGAATCGAATTGAacatatatgttatttattagccAAACACGGCTCACTTAATATTGTGAGCGACTATTTgcttgatatttttatgtatgataGAGAAATGAGGAAAGAATCAACGTTTTTATTGAATGGTCTAATACTAGGTATGTGAAATGGACATGACTGTgcattagttataaaattgtgtttcagGCATAGAAAATGTTGAAGAAAACCATCACATTGTTAGAAATATTGTGTCcgcatatattaataaaacattttggaATGTGCCACTTCATGTGCATGTAGATGAATATGGATATGAGTACACTTTGGCTGAGATACAAGACAATGTGATACTTGTGTGTTTGTTGATAGAGGGAATCGGTAAAGTTGCGTTGATTCTTAAGGAAAATTTTTCAGAGTACATGCTGAAAACACTCTACCTTACATTTGAACGGGCAGGCAAGTTTACGATTTTTCTTATGTGAATGCTAATAGTTATAGGTTTTGATTTTAGGAAGtggtaatgaattaataaggACAGCAGGCTTAGCAGCACTGAAAAATATTGCAGTAGCATGTAAATATTCAAGTCTTACAGATCTACTTATAAAAAACATCGACTATTTCACGttctatattgaaaaaaatttaaataaaaatttcgaaaatCAACACGTATTAGACGTTTTAACAGTGATTTTACGTTACAGCAAAATCGAAGTTTTGTCATATATTTCTGACATTATTAAAGAGGTATTATTCCAGTCATGTGATaaatacaaagaaaaaaatatgactaGTTACCtccgaatttttaatatttttatacagtctTTGATTAAATGGTACGACGTAAAAGTAACGGTGTTACCAATAAAATCTAAGGCGCAAAGGGAACGCGAAGAACAGGAATTCTATGTTTCTGGGGTACCTGAAGAAGAAGATTTCTCTGATAACATCATGAAAAAAAGTGCTGAAGAAATGTACAAAGAAGATATGAAGAAAAAGCAAGAAGAATTAGAAAAGGAAGCAATAGAAGATGTAgaggaatataaaaaaccgGAACCTCCGTTGCACATTAAACTGACTGAACAAATTTTGGCTAGAAGCCTGCATTTTCTTCCATCAAAAGATCGCTCCAGAAAACTACTGGTGCTACAAATATTGACTAATGGTTTGGAAGTCATTAGGGATTGGGAAGATGAATTATTACCAATTGTCCATCAAATATGGTCCCCATTAGTGGGTCGTTTTAAAGAGTTTAAAGATCCACTTATAATCAATTatagtttttcattattaataacactAGGAAGATTgtcaaaagaatttattaggATGAGAACTCAAAAgtgagttaattttattatcaacatatttatttatactaatttccAAACATTTCTAGTGATGTTCTACCAAGTATTCACCAGGTTCTAAAAGATTTAACTAaagaaagttatttaaaagataaaggATCTGCCTATCGTTATACTCAATCCTACAAGCTTCAAGTAAACTTATTGCAAGGGTTGGCAAACTTATTGGTAGATTTGGATTCCACTGAAAAACATGTGAATGAGTCCATGgatgttgtttttaaatacttaagtgATAAACAACCTTTACCTTTGCaggtaagttttataaaacctTACAATATTACCCCTATGtccatgatttaattttatgttacttaaaatttcgTTTTTAGGAAGCGTCAATTCAATTCTATAAATTGCTGTGGGATTATAACCCCAAACcagttgatattaaaatagaagaGTGGATTACTCAGTATCAGAACactgaatttagtaaaaatcttgaattgttatgtaaaacatgtaaaattcttgaataaacaaaataatataaaagcaaAATATGCGATTTCACTTACCTATCTAccttaactaaattaatataaattggttagatgattaaatatatacaagtgTTCTTTGGACTGACCTGTTCAGTtggtagtttttaattataaaatttacatatattatacttttacaAATAAAGTGAAAATTAACCGGTTGAAACCTATTCTATgtatataacttaattattatatataaagaattGCATCTCCATTGttataaattcagtaaaaatatataagagaCGACAATTTACCCAAACTTATCACATTAGGAGATTCTATTCTTCGTAATTatggtaataaaattagttctaaaataaataaaacttgtatgtatatttaaagatCAGCATATGTTCCACAATCAGCACAAATGGGACTCGACAGTGAAGGTGTTCTATGCGGAACCAAAAGAATAGATGAACAGGAACAGGATCATCAATTTAACTTGataagtctaaaaataaaacacaactttataaataattaattcaattgtattatcaaatacaaaaaaataattgcacaccttgataattaaaactaatatgtaCACATGtgagaaatttatacataaatctataaaactttctgaagtaaaacaaatataccttaaaatacagtaattacgttatttttttaaaagtaaatattacagtctttattataataatagtacgttcattaattcaaattaatattaattatatttgtattttccattaattgtaacaaacctagagataaaaataaaaatacttgaatACACATGAttgtataaagttaataaataaaatatcatgtaTATTGACTAaagaataattacaataaccCATAAAACAGTCTCACAGAAATAGTTCCattttgaataacaaaatCATATCTAAAGCTAAACTAAAAAAGAATGAACACTGTAtgcaaaatatgaattaaaaatttgaggtTTCAATCTGAAACAATCACAGCTTCATAGTgagcttttaaaaaattcactgAAAATATGTAAGTATATGAGATTTCTGGATACACTTgtagttaaaattatgtaagtaaaaatattggcACCACAGAGgtacaattttgttaatattataaaactatttgggtatatttgatgtattaaaatgatttctaACACACCTAtctatgaaataaaatcaactTAGTATTCATATTTGGTTAAGGACAAAATCATATACCCCTGTGGTAGACACAATTGAAGTGCTCGGCTGATTAGACATGCAattcctaaaaatttaaaacattaaaaattattctcgttaaatgatttttaaataatattgtacttGATTCAAACAATCTAAAgccaaaaatttcaattgttgCAACAAAGTCAAATAAAGTCAACATAATAGTCGGCAGGATAGATAGATACAAtttccttaaaaattttaaaacaaatgtcaaccataaataaaaataatttactgatttatttagtcattgacctaaaagattttaaagtaTGTATGTACTTAATTCTCGGTACTAACTGGTTCCCTAGCATGATGTATTTGTACGTGTTTGTTATGGTTAGACTTGGTGGTGGAGGTCTTACCACAAATGTGACACGCATACGGTCTGACTCCGCTGTGAACTCTCATGTGATCCTTCAGATAGTACGACCTGTGGAAGGACTTTCCACATATCTGACAATTAAAAGTCTTACCGTTTTCATGTTCCTTCACGTGTCGCTGACAGTTATATTTTCTGATGAACTGGGCCCCACAGTAGTTGCACGTGTAGGGTCTCACGCTCTTATGGGAGTTCATGTGTGCTATGTAGTCAGACTCGCGGATAAAAGCGCCCTTGCACTGGTCGCATTTGAAGGGTTTGGATGTCCTGGAAGAATGCGTCCATTTGTGCATCTTTAGATTCCATTTGGTGGTGAAGTTCTTATTGCAGATCAAACAGGTGTAGGGTCTGGCGCCGCTGTGGTTTCTGATGTGGATTTCCAGCGACGATCTCAGGTAAACACCTTTGCAGATTGGACACTCGACGTTCTCGGAGTTTCTCTCTTCACTCGGCAGAAAGTTCTCGTTGTGAGCCCGTCGCATGTGTCTCGTTAAACTGGACATGTGAATGAATTTTTCGCTGCATTTCGTGCAGGATTTCGGTTTGGCGTCGTGGATTTCCTTGTGCCATGCCAATTTCTTCTTGGAATGGAAGATCTCTCCGCACGAACAGATGTAATCTTTGACTTTCTTTTTGATGTTGAAGTGATGTCTGTTTCTGTGCTGAACTAAATTGGAATGACGTCTAAACGTGTCGTTACATAAGGTGCATTTAATGGGAGCGTCTCCAGTGTGGGTGTTTTTATGCtcattgtatttttgtttggtaataaaacatttctcgCATAGCTCGCACTTGTATGGTTTCAAGCCTAGATGTCTTTTTATATGCAACTGGAAGTTTTGTCTCCTATAAAACAGTTTCCCACACATTCTACATTCCAATGGGTGAACTCTTAGATgttcagtaaatttaaattcattttggaAAGGTTGTCCACAGGTTGTGCAAATGTGGCGAATATCAGGTGCAACATTGTGCACCTCCAATTTGTGTGTTCTTAGTGCTTTCACACTTTCCAAAACGGTATCACAAATTGAGCATAAAATCTTGACAGAAACATTGCCACTCTCAACTTTTCCAGGTGTATTAGCTGCCTCAGGATTTGCAGACAATTCCATATTTTCTCCCTCCGCCTGAGTTTCCAGTTTTAGTTTATTGGTGAAAACATTATCAAAGTTGTTTTCAGACTCAGCTTTTTCTACTTTCGTCTTTATTATCAACtttttaactttgtttttaCCAATCTCTGCGCCAATTAAGTTGCTCTTCCGTTTTTCAGGATGCTTCTCCATCTCATGCTCCTTCCTGTCCTTAGTACTAGCAAAATCCTCCCCACATgtagaacatttaaaattaaggggTGGCCCTGAGAAACTAACAATTGTAGGTGTATCATTGTCTATATCATTATctatttcacttttaaaatttgcggGATTCCGAGACTGTAATGGAGGGACATCAACATCTGAACTGTCAGAGGCTTCCCATGTCTCCCTGGCCATAAAGTGATAAGAATTTGTGGACATACCAGATGTCCCCTCTTGATATTGAACTCTGTTCCATGCAATATCACTGGCACCACCTATGCTCTCTTGACCAGACAGTTCACCTCTCGGTGGCATGCGCTCATCAGTTCTCATATTCACATTTGAACTCTCTCTTGATATGCTTTCATCAAAATCCCTGTGTTCACTGTAATCATTTTTTGAAACCATATCTCCAATTGTCATTAAATCTGCTGAACTTTCAGGTACCAAATCTGGATGGTCTACATGGGAGATAATCGGAGCACTGTTGAAATCATTGATGATCACCTGCATCCCATCCATGTCCATAAAATCATTTGACTGGAGAATATTTGTGGATGTGTAGATGGGATCACTCTGTTCAAATGCACTAGATGTGTATGATGTAGTTGGAATATTCTGATCTATGTAGTAATACTCAGGTGGTGGTTCCTCAACATGTTCAGGAAAACTGTTATTTTCCAAGTTACCCAACATACTGGAGTTTGGCAGGGGTGATGAATTTGTAGTTGTTTGTGTTTGGCATGCTTTGTTTAAATCTGGATGGAACTGGGTGTCCCATTCACCTTCATGAACAGATTTGGGTGAGTCAACAAATTCTTCATGATCAATATTGGTATCACATTCCAGCTCATATTcagttgtataattttcaacgtTTTCATCTTCTTCATCAGACATGGATTCTGtttctttacatattttactttcctcttcttcaattttttcttgtttctctTCATCATCAATTTCAATTATGGAATCCTTTTGTGTGGATGTTGATGTAAACTCCTCTATTTTAGCACATTCCCTATCCTCATCTTCTTTTTCTAATATCTGTTCAGTACTTAATCCTTCCTCATTTGGAGCTTCGGTTATAACTGCAGTTTGTTCACTGCTATTTGAAGTAGAAGGTAGTTCAAATGGAAGAGCACGCAAAGGAGGAACACATGAGTTACTTGACAGGATAACATGTTGCTGTTGATACACATAAGGCATCATTTGAGGATTAAATACAGTAGGTATAACATATTGCTGTGAGAGTGGGTTTATATTAAGTACATTGCCCTGAGGAGAAGTTGTACTCATACTTTGTTGGTAGATAAATAGATGATTTCCTTGCATGGGCCCCATGTTTGGTGGAATGTTcatgctgctgctgctgctgctgctgctgctgctctGACCCCATGACtgatttaaagaattatttaccTGTGAACTACTTGGAGATGTTAAATCTAGTTCATCTGAATCAAcagaatcatttaatttatggtcTGGTTTTACAGCTGAGAGCTTAACTAAAGCCTcaattactttttgttttgGATGACTGGCTAAATGAGACTTCAATGTGATACCAGGTCTCAGATATAGTGTACAAACTGGACAAACTGTGTTACTGGAATCCATTTTGGTTGTTCTGTTGATATTTACTTTAGCAGATGGAAATGGAGGAGCCAAGTTCAGCTGTACACTCCTAGGAGTGGGTTATTGATCTGTTAAGTAAAATCAATGATGAGAACTTAATAAAACATCATATTAAAACGCATCAAAGCCTGCACTTTCTGTAAACGAAACGCACGCATTTGTTATCAGAGTGaacaattattcaataattggtGTGTATTTAGCAATAACAATAGACTCAGACTTTGATGCGATCGAGGCCGtccacttaaaaattaatatattcaagttCAAACTACTTACTTATAAAGACGAGCACcccatgttaattaaaataaacacacacATACTTTAAAACctatagtgttaaaattaatcaactctATCcctgtgttttaataattctcgTGATAGGGAATTCAACTTCAAGTTGACAAGTTGACAACTTGTTACTAAGTTACTAAATTACGTAGGATCGATAGTGTcacgaatttatatttatcgaaATCTAGGGTTTTTGagtaaattgaacaataaatattacggACATATTTAGcagaatttattgtaaattaaacgcatccattgttattattaaagattattaattCCTGTAATAATTGTTATGTTATTGCCCGACTTTAGACACAACTTACAGGTTAGCCAACCGACGAGATGATTGTCAAAATTATGAAGCAGATATTTTGATAGATTTGTCACGCAACATTaataaaggaaatatttaattaaaatagttgaaaCGGGGGGTCTAGcagtacatatataaaattaatcatgggAAGCTTCTCAGGTACATAGTTTTACGTGCTAGATTTTctgaattaattgtttattgcaGATGACGTTGAAACTTTGCGTGTATGGAGAGAAAACAACGATAGAAAAAGTAgagaaattgtaaaaatatggcTTGCAACAGTCGAGGAAAACCTGGATAGTTTAGGGAAAGAcagtatgtattttaataatcgatTAACATCCAATTTGAAAGtgaaattttcagaatttgtTGTAATAGAACAGGTGTGTATTGCTGCTCTTGACTGTAATGAATTAAGAGTGGCTGAAAAATGCATTGACCTTTTGTATAAAGCTTTCCCAAATAGCTCTAGAGTGAAGAGGCTTCAATCTATGTTTTGTGAAGCGGAAGAAAGATATGATGAAGCCCTGGTAATTTTAGATGGCCTAATAAAAGAAGATCCCACTAATAGTGCTGctaaaaagagaaaaattgcCATATTAAAATCTCAAGGAAAAATTTCTGAAGCAGTTAAAGAACTaacagattatttaaaaacgtatttaatttattgctttccaatttgacaaattaatttatagcaaTGTTTCAGATTTATGGCCGACACTGAAGCTTGGCAAGAGTTAAGTGAGATATACATAagtgaaaatgattttaataaggCTGCATTTTGTGTAGAAGAATTAATACTTCATAATCCTCACAATCACTTACTACACCAGAGATATGCAGATATTAAATACACACAAGGGGgacaagaaaatattgaaatagccaaaaattattattgtcaagCTCTGAAACTTAATCCAAATAACATAAGAGCATTGTATGGACTGTATttggtaattatattttttctttataatttactgaatACAAATATGTAATGATATTATTTCAGACTGGAACACACAGTTCAGTGTCTAAACTCccacaaaagaaaaaagaagcAAGCAAATTAGCAGATTGGAGCATTAAAGAGATTGAGAAGAAATATGCTCCAATACCAACCATTCCAGACCTAAATGATAGGTTGGCTGCTCTTGACATATAATTGTagtttgcatttaaattaatgaaaatagatAAAGCACTTTTGTTCTTGAACTGGAATATGTTTACCTACCTGTGTTTGTTATTGTGTTATTtgtggtaaaaaataataaacgatttatttgtgtttattatacctatttattgtatttaaggtaacaaatgtaaaataaataacattatctATTATTAGAACTACATTTGGAATTGATATTATCTAGtaaaatttgagatttttGTAAAAGTTCATCAATTGCTCTAGTTACTAattcttgttttattataatgtcaTTTAACTGGtcctttatttttctatatgaaAATTCACCATTTAActcgtttttaatattttctttctccTGTTTCTTAACcctagtatttaaaaatcgtGCCCCTTTAAAACATGTAtgcattatttgaaaatagggCCAAGTAACGTTATTAgtgtttccattttttaataaacttttataacgCTGAATCAGATTTTGCCAACATTTActcaattgtaaaattgtataacGCTCCTCACAATGCAATAAACTCCTTATTGtcctaaaaaaaaatcacaggtttaataaattgtagatCATTCTTAAAGAATACACACATCCATCCATATTTTGCCGTGAACTTTTTTCCTGTAAATAAATTCCGATTCTTGTAACGGAGTTCTATTAGATTTCTAATAAACTTTTGGCGCTCaccttaattatattaaaaatatattattgttgaattatttaaacagatttatattataaattaccatTTATAATATCCTTCTTTCTAAAAGATTCAGTTTTCTCCGTTGTTGAAAATCTAGATCCGAAGGCTTTGTTGATTTGTTCGAAATAGGGCCACGTTATAGTTTCTGGATCCACAtccgaattttttaattgctacaatttttagtaaaaattatcagacaatctatgaaaatatattatttcttttcatatgattcatatattaaacaatgaaataaaaaataaagatataaaaatttttacccTGTATCTCGCCATTAAATTCATCCACTTCTTTTTAATGTTCGACAATGATACATGCTCTGGTGCGCCAGCTTCCATCATTTCCtcataaattaatctaaaatatttcacatctAAGCAATTGTAATAACTAGACATTAatacagtaaatattaaacataaatatgaacaaattatGTCATTAAATAGTATACTTACTTCCAACCCTTTGATACGGACTTTCTATcctttataaatagttttgcGTGCTTCATTCTCAAGTTTATTAAGACCTGTATCCACTCTGGTTCAACTgcaaaaagtttattgaacaaaataagactaattttaaaataattgtttaataataattatatgcaaAATCATGAACATGCGctaacaaaatgttttattaaatattaaaaaattaattagaatgacggtaattttatctaaactaCCTAGTACTTACCTAATTATTATAGCAAATTatatgtcaataaaattatattgtctacatataataatgtatcatgatgttaataaaaaataaaacattttatatacctTTGTATTACTTACACTTAAAATTCCCCATGTTATTCTTAAGCGGCATTCCGgagtagaaattaaaaaatagtttctatGTAAGtagaattgtttattattaagtttatagtTACTTATCCTCATAGAGAAGTATAATTATCTTAGTTACAAGTCGACTGGATTACTATACTACACTCATTTGAAATTTGCCTCCTTTACGCCACCTACGTTCAACAATTACCCCACGTGTTTACACTAGACTAACCTCAAAATTGTACACACTCCAATAACAGTTTAAAAAGTGCTGCAAAATGGGCAAGAGGAAGAAGGGGCGTAGTGTTAAAAAGAATCCTAATGTGAATCTGGAGTCTGAGGAGGTGGTTCAAGCACCTCACTCCTTTGTTATACATAGAGGACTTCCTGGAGGCCATACTTTAGAACTTACTAAAGACTTTCGAAGAGTTATGGAACCGTTTACTGCAACATCTCTCAAAGTAAATTATGCTTGCAGTTattgaaatgaattatttatagttgaatcaatttagtatattttgattaagatTGTGttcttaaaattcta
Encoded here:
- the LOC109594448 gene encoding uncharacterized protein LOC109594448 isoform X2, whose protein sequence is MDSSNTVCPVCTLYLRPGITLKSHLASHPKQKVIEALVKLSAVKPDHKLNDSVDSDELDLTSPSSSQVNNSLNQSWGQSSSSSSSSSSMNIPPNMGPMQGNHLFIYQQSMSTTSPQGNVLNINPLSQQYVIPTVFNPQMMPYVYQQQHVILSSNSCVPPLRALPFELPSTSNSSEQTAVITEAPNEEGLSTEQILEKEDEDRECAKIEEFTSTSTQKDSIIEIDDEEKQEKIEEEESKICKETESMSDEEDENVENYTTEYELECDTNIDHEEFVDSPKSVHEGEWDTQFHPDLNKACQTQTTTNSSPLPNSSMLGNLENNSFPEHVEEPPPEYYYIDQNIPTTSYTSSAFEQSDPIYTSTNILQSNDFMDMDGMQVIINDFNSAPIISHVDHPDLVPESSADLMTIGDMVSKNDYSEHRDFDESISRESSNVNMRTDERMPPRGELSGQESIGGASDIAWNRVQYQEGTSGMSTNSYHFMARETWEASDSSDVDVPPLQSRNPANFKSEIDNDIDNDTPTIVSFSGPPLNFKCSTCGEDFASTKDRKEHEMEKHPEKRKSNLIGAEIGKNKVKKLIIKTKVEKAESENNFDNVFTNKLKLETQAEGENMELSANPEAANTPGKVESGNVSVKILCSICDTVLESVKALRTHKLEVHNVAPDIRHICTTCGQPFQNEFKFTEHLRVHPLECRMCGKLFYRRQNFQLHIKRHLGLKPYKCELCEKCFITKQKYNEHKNTHTGDAPIKCTLCNDTFRRHSNLVQHRNRHHFNIKKKVKDYICSCGEIFHSKKKLAWHKEIHDAKPKSCTKCSEKFIHMSSLTRHMRRAHNENFLPSEERNSENVECPICKGVYLRSSLEIHIRNHSGARPYTCLICNKNFTTKWNLKMHKWTHSSRTSKPFKCDQCKGAFIRESDYIAHMNSHKSVRPYTCNYCGAQFIRKYNCQRHVKEHENDLSS
- the LOC109594448 gene encoding zinc finger protein 221 isoform X1: MDSSNTVCPVCTLYLRPGITLKSHLASHPKQKVIEALVKLSAVKPDHKLNDSVDSDELDLTSPSSSQVNNSLNQSWGQSSSSSSSSSSMNIPPNMGPMQGNHLFIYQQSMSTTSPQGNVLNINPLSQQYVIPTVFNPQMMPYVYQQQHVILSSNSCVPPLRALPFELPSTSNSSEQTAVITEAPNEEGLSTEQILEKEDEDRECAKIEEFTSTSTQKDSIIEIDDEEKQEKIEEEESKICKETESMSDEEDENVENYTTEYELECDTNIDHEEFVDSPKSVHEGEWDTQFHPDLNKACQTQTTTNSSPLPNSSMLGNLENNSFPEHVEEPPPEYYYIDQNIPTTSYTSSAFEQSDPIYTSTNILQSNDFMDMDGMQVIINDFNSAPIISHVDHPDLVPESSADLMTIGDMVSKNDYSEHRDFDESISRESSNVNMRTDERMPPRGELSGQESIGGASDIAWNRVQYQEGTSGMSTNSYHFMARETWEASDSSDVDVPPLQSRNPANFKSEIDNDIDNDTPTIVSFSGPPLNFKCSTCGEDFASTKDRKEHEMEKHPEKRKSNLIGAEIGKNKVKKLIIKTKVEKAESENNFDNVFTNKLKLETQAEGENMELSANPEAANTPGKVESGNVSVKILCSICDTVLESVKALRTHKLEVHNVAPDIRHICTTCGQPFQNEFKFTEHLRVHPLECRMCGKLFYRRQNFQLHIKRHLGLKPYKCELCEKCFITKQKYNEHKNTHTGDAPIKCTLCNDTFRRHSNLVQHRNRHHFNIKKKVKDYICSCGEIFHSKKKLAWHKEIHDAKPKSCTKCSEKFIHMSSLTRHMRRAHNENFLPSEERNSENVECPICKGVYLRSSLEIHIRNHSGARPYTCLICNKNFTTKWNLKMHKWTHSSRTSKPFKCDQCKGAFIRESDYIAHMNSHKSVRPYTCNYCGAQFIRKYNCQRHVKEHENGKTFNCQICGKSFHRSYYLKDHMRVHSGVRPYACHICGKTSTTKSNHNKHVQIHHAREPVSTEN
- the LOC109594400 gene encoding ER membrane protein complex subunit 2 encodes the protein MGSFSDDVETLRVWRENNDRKSREIVKIWLATVEENLDSLGKDKFVVIEQVCIAALDCNELRVAEKCIDLLYKAFPNSSRVKRLQSMFCEAEERYDEALVILDGLIKEDPTNSAAKKRKIAILKSQGKISEAVKELTDYLKTFMADTEAWQELSEIYISENDFNKAAFCVEELILHNPHNHLLHQRYADIKYTQGGQENIEIAKNYYCQALKLNPNNIRALYGLYLTGTHSSVSKLPQKKKEASKLADWSIKEIEKKYAPIPTIPDLNDRLAALDI